The following are encoded together in the Adhaeribacter arboris genome:
- a CDS encoding acyl carrier protein, which translates to MTLFNQVKDLILAQGIVSRVAILPETDLVLDLNYKPVDIAELIRMMQREFKTNLIPEEFTSLTRLDQIIHYIQKSRQITDPY; encoded by the coding sequence ATGACACTATTTAACCAAGTGAAGGATTTGATTTTGGCCCAAGGCATTGTTTCGCGGGTAGCTATCTTACCCGAAACGGATTTAGTGCTAGACCTGAATTATAAACCGGTCGATATAGCGGAGTTAATCCGGATGATGCAACGCGAATTTAAAACAAACTTAATTCCCGAAGAATTTACTTCCTTAACCCGGCTGGACCAAATAATCCACTATATCCAGAAAAGTCGCCAAATTACCGATCCTTACTAA